One window of Campylobacter avium LMG 24591 genomic DNA carries:
- a CDS encoding glycosyltransferase family 8 protein, with the protein MFDILLNSSKEQISYAAVLINNIILKTDTSKKFKDFCDPYLLNSYSHQNHDYLKVKDPKSEEVLNQEEGYIFHIYTEGKIKDDLKDKFYLLSKKLSEIYPCKIVFYERDENIFKKQHLTSWNGSYATYMKTLAFVELENKLDYILYVDLDMHILCDLRELFAINLEEKVMASVALGTGVGVSINSIDKTTELKLNSKWYNIAFSLVSLKNYKKQDINKKFFDILDNYEITHAPEELIYNFIIKDRIKLPLSYNFVLGHYMQDTFESDAMYKFESHGGYFLYSLDFYKKFLKNAKVLHYSGWCMKPWDKPIYWHNVFGLNNEMIEYACFNLWWDTALKTPYFEEYFKNLKQENERYIQNYALNILSHKIRDIFEQVKQKESNLNDFSEQVLHVKQQLSSFTEQKIQNKNEVITIKDQSYKKHLSYQLGVELIKAWKNKWGGGLYQIPICCLPHS; encoded by the coding sequence ATGTTTGATATATTATTAAATTCAAGTAAAGAGCAAATCAGCTATGCAGCTGTTTTGATAAACAATATCATATTAAAAACAGATACAAGTAAAAAATTTAAAGATTTTTGCGATCCTTATCTTTTGAATAGCTACTCTCATCAGAACCACGATTATTTAAAGGTAAAAGATCCTAAAAGCGAAGAAGTGTTAAATCAAGAAGAGGGTTATATCTTTCATATATACACAGAAGGAAAGATTAAAGATGATCTGAAAGATAAATTTTATTTATTATCTAAAAAACTATCTGAAATTTACCCTTGTAAGATTGTCTTTTATGAAAGAGATGAAAACATCTTTAAAAAACAACATCTTACTTCTTGGAATGGCTCTTACGCTACTTATATGAAGACTCTGGCTTTTGTAGAGCTTGAAAACAAGCTTGATTATATTTTGTATGTTGATTTAGATATGCATATTTTATGTGATTTGCGAGAGCTTTTTGCGATAAATCTAGAAGAAAAAGTTATGGCCAGCGTTGCGTTAGGAACAGGAGTTGGAGTGAGTATCAATAGTATTGATAAAACAACAGAACTAAAACTTAATTCCAAATGGTACAATATAGCCTTTTCTCTTGTTTCTTTAAAAAATTATAAAAAACAAGACATAAATAAAAAATTCTTTGATATTTTGGATAATTATGAGATTACGCATGCTCCAGAAGAGCTTATATATAACTTTATCATAAAAGACAGAATCAAACTTCCACTTTCTTATAATTTTGTACTTGGTCATTATATGCAAGATACTTTTGAAAGTGATGCTATGTATAAATTTGAATCTCACGGCGGATATTTTCTTTATTCTTTAGATTTTTATAAAAAGTTTTTGAAAAATGCTAAGGTGCTCCATTATTCAGGCTGGTGTATGAAACCTTGGGATAAGCCCATTTACTGGCATAATGTATTTGGCTTAAATAATGAAATGATAGAGTATGCTTGTTTTAACTTATGGTGGGATACTGCTTTAAAGACACCATATTTTGAGGAATATTTTAAAAATTTAAAACAAGAGAATGAAAGATATATTCAAAATTATGCTTTGAATATCTTATCACACAAGATAAGAGATATTTTTGAGCAAGTTAAACAAAAAGAAAGTAATTTAAATGACTTTTCGGAGCAAGTTTTGCATGTAAAGCAACAGTTAAGCTCTTTCACAGAACAAAAAATCCAAAACAAAAACGAAGTTATAACAATCAAAGACCAATCCTACAAAAAACATCTATCATATCAGTTAGGAGTAGAACTAATAAAGGCTTGGAAAAATAAATGGGGGGGGGGGCTTTATCAAATTCCCATTTGTTGCTTGCCGCATAGCTAA
- a CDS encoding DUF4422 domain-containing protein produces the protein MQEESLKSMDSSFDDKNLNNIKEEKDNKPSIKILVGYHKPAVLLKDEILTPIHLGRALATEASKDGKLSQEDYEWMCENMIGDDTGDNISHLNRYFCELTGIYWAWKNYDKLGNPDYIGFMHYRRQFVFDENPKFEPKWLIFSGYNKYYYNHTANYKERLYKLLANNDIMVAHHASFAESVEEQYKNYISHIDKDFDLLSDFINSNLKENFALFEDYANGHKAYFANMFIMKKELFFKYCEFIFDICFKLHEKIDYTARNTQFQRAIGFLSESITGFYYELLKKQGKDIKELPIALLLNTDLEKELYPAFEKDNIALVFACDNNYADYLSVTLQSIIENSSNERNYDIIILDDDINETYKSRLKLQCRRSNFSLRFINIQLYTHNYNDLFKVGGHYSTATYYRFFLADILKNYKKALYLDSDIIVKKDIYELFKIDLKDKFLAATKDIYIKIISAKDKKMKSYLSKSLKLDEDTPYFQAGILLLNLEKLRKENISKLLIYNLQNVVKKPKIVDQCVLNYTLKNKVLYIDNRFNFDLNIQESLVKHNPFILSETLSQEEIKEYENIRKEAFIVHYAGPAKPWNLPYIEKADIWWSYARKTPFYEEILYKALANPYKAGAKNQIQSHLSYKLGQELMSVKKNKAKILLLPLSLIFIYMAHLLSRLLNHLLAYSNASIRPEPLHNYYSDYKEALKIKNYLTYKLGNTLVKHPFTFLFRVSKVYKEWRRKRDKL, from the coding sequence ATGCAAGAAGAAAGCTTAAAGTCTATGGATAGCAGTTTTGATGATAAAAATTTAAATAATATAAAAGAAGAAAAAGATAATAAACCTTCTATAAAAATATTAGTAGGCTATCATAAACCTGCAGTCTTACTTAAGGATGAAATTCTTACTCCTATACATTTAGGTAGAGCTTTAGCTACTGAGGCTTCTAAGGATGGAAAATTATCACAAGAAGATTATGAATGGATGTGTGAAAATATGATAGGAGATGATACAGGAGATAATATCTCTCATCTTAATAGATATTTTTGTGAATTAACAGGTATATATTGGGCTTGGAAAAATTATGATAAATTAGGCAATCCTGATTATATAGGCTTTATGCATTATAGAAGGCAGTTTGTGTTTGATGAGAATCCTAAGTTTGAGCCTAAGTGGCTTATATTTTCAGGCTATAATAAATACTATTACAATCACACTGCAAACTACAAAGAAAGACTTTATAAGCTTCTTGCAAACAATGACATTATGGTGGCTCATCACGCTTCTTTTGCTGAAAGTGTAGAGGAGCAGTATAAAAACTATATAAGCCACATAGATAAGGATTTTGATCTTTTATCTGATTTTATAAACTCAAATTTAAAAGAAAATTTTGCCCTCTTTGAGGATTATGCAAATGGGCATAAGGCGTATTTTGCAAATATGTTTATAATGAAAAAAGAACTCTTCTTTAAATACTGCGAATTTATCTTTGATATATGCTTTAAGCTACACGAAAAGATAGACTATACAGCTAGAAATACTCAATTTCAAAGAGCCATAGGATTTTTATCAGAAAGTATCACTGGCTTTTACTACGAGCTTTTAAAAAAGCAAGGCAAAGATATAAAAGAACTTCCAATAGCACTTTTGCTAAATACAGACCTAGAAAAAGAGCTTTACCCAGCCTTTGAAAAGGATAATATAGCCCTTGTCTTTGCTTGTGATAACAACTACGCTGATTATCTAAGCGTAACACTGCAGTCCATTATAGAAAATTCCAGTAATGAAAGAAATTATGACATCATAATACTTGATGATGACATTAACGAAACTTATAAGTCTAGATTAAAGCTTCAGTGTCGTAGGAGTAATTTTTCCTTAAGATTTATAAATATCCAGTTATACACACATAATTATAATGATTTATTTAAGGTTGGTGGGCATTACTCTACTGCTACTTACTACAGGTTTTTTCTAGCTGATATTTTAAAAAATTATAAAAAAGCTTTATATTTAGATAGCGATATAATTGTCAAAAAAGATATATACGAACTTTTTAAAATAGACTTAAAAGATAAGTTCTTAGCGGCTACTAAAGACATATACATAAAGATAATAAGTGCTAAAGATAAAAAGATGAAGTCTTATCTTAGCAAGAGCTTAAAACTAGATGAAGACACTCCATATTTTCAAGCTGGAATTTTGCTTTTAAATCTTGAAAAGCTTAGAAAGGAAAATATTTCAAAGCTTTTAATTTATAATCTACAAAATGTCGTAAAAAAACCTAAGATTGTAGATCAGTGTGTTTTAAACTATACCCTTAAAAATAAGGTTTTATATATAGATAATCGCTTTAATTTTGATCTTAACATACAAGAAAGCTTAGTAAAGCATAATCCTTTTATACTGAGTGAAACTTTAAGCCAAGAAGAGATAAAAGAGTATGAAAACATAAGAAAAGAAGCCTTTATAGTGCATTATGCAGGTCCTGCAAAGCCTTGGAATTTACCCTATATAGAAAAAGCTGACATTTGGTGGAGCTACGCTAGAAAAACTCCTTTTTATGAGGAAATTTTATATAAAGCCTTAGCTAATCCTTACAAAGCAGGAGCAAAAAACCAAATTCAAAGCCATTTATCATATAAACTAGGACAAGAGCTTATGTCTGTAAAAAAGAATAAAGCTAAAATTTTACTCTTACCTTTAAGCTTAATTTTTATTTATATGGCTCATCTACTTTCAAGACTTTTAAATCACTTACTGGCTTATTCTAATGCTAGTATAAGACCTGAGCCTTTACATAACTACTACTCTGATTATAAAGAAGCCTTAAAGATAAAAAACTATCTAACTTATAAACTAGGAAATACCCTTGTAAAACACCCTTTTACTTTTTTATTTAGAGTAAGTAAAGTATATAAAGAGTGGAGGAGAAAAAGGGATAAGCTTTGA
- a CDS encoding glycosyltransferase, with protein MQEESLKSMDSSFDDKNLNNIKEEKDNKPSIKILVGYHKPAVLLKDEILTPIHLGRALATEASKDGKLSQEDYEWMCENMIGDDTGDNISHLNRYFCELTGIYWAWKNYDKLGNPDYIGFMHYRRQFVFDDEKYFNENRQFAYNHILSIKEKLKFDNKFLAYDLIIPYSENVVSRGYKNVRDQFYKSPHHNIKDLELAIDYIEHKYSQMSYALKTYFYGSCGYFYNMFVLKKNLFFKYCEFIFELGFELQNLIKDERSIAFVLERISGFYFYYISLYNHIKFYELPVAYIENTDFIEPIYEDPYVPIVFCTDDNYTLYTCVAIRSIAKNIDKKYKIDIVIIYDELSQKSINTLLSLKNDTLSLRLCKFKAQEDFFIHGHFSKLSYYRFFLAYIMQNYQKVIYLDSDIIANFDISKLYEKVNFDGELVAAAKALGVIYRYDINPFLKELNCSLQDYWDKILKISNFENYFNAGVLIFNIPQILKEDTVTKFLQATKLIKSPLGVDQDILNSVLDERVKFIGNEFNFTREPLSIELDLENHLSQKLFNQYIYAKNNFKLIHYADKLKPWHFPSLPNADLWWNYAKNDDNYEKLLYEMMIKNPHYTQIPQQCLREKDELNLTLKKGSRNINVVYICDVNSIKKCAVSMLSVLLNKDEKDFISFYFIYDESFCEYDLKILDFLNTNSSSISFIEVSSCDFSSYKNTTQRKEMPLNAYYRLHIPWLIDDEKAIYIDYDTVVLQSLWELFDLDIKDYYLAAVDDAWKYGRYRQMCHIQSESRHYNSGIMLINCFKWKRERIKDKFYEFAKNHNEVFVLADQFLINTILNKNIYYLDLSWNLQLARKEFNERLEFDDLNELERATKNPKIVHYNFGKPWQLNVCFNPLISLWWKTARKLPFYEDVLKDSILTSMQRPIDINKGNGGISAVARVKNQLSYRIGKLLIEAYKSPLKILSLAFEFKKALKEFRQYQKEHKYFLPLSAYSDYNEGLKVQKHLSYRIGKVLVVDFKKHKNPLKLISSIKKEAREFKKENKAKNSQVCLKNTTKDTNSAKTKSVNANKRLANLEDDENFCIQRHKEIFKYTPNFKIARTFNEKIIARMLYDRSSIYTVLADKLKVRLFVNARLEKNFSFKEFFQEGSFIFKPIDELKEKLFLSNKCPHLPRLYAIYKNVYDIDFSELPNSFVLKTNHDSGGVVVVEDKKKFLRSASEFSSAMQKLKRHLQRNYYDVFREWQYLDIEPFVFAEELLLGENQKPADTYKFHIFDKENIKNNYIQVTTDRFDDYQRAMLDYSFKLADFGINYDNSKVKKMPKKPKLLDEMFEFCFKLAYDFDYVRVDLYTLEDKIYFGELTFTPGAAGEHIIPKEWDKKLGDLWKVKRLSDES; from the coding sequence ATGCAAGAAGAAAGCTTAAAGTCTATGGATAGCAGTTTTGATGATAAAAATTTAAATAATATAAAAGAAGAAAAAGATAATAAACCTTCTATAAAAATATTAGTAGGCTATCATAAACCTGCAGTCTTACTTAAGGATGAAATTCTTACTCCTATACATTTAGGTAGAGCTTTAGCTACTGAGGCTTCTAAGGATGGAAAATTATCACAAGAAGATTATGAATGGATGTGTGAAAATATGATAGGAGATGATACAGGAGATAATATCTCTCATCTTAATAGATATTTTTGTGAATTAACAGGTATATATTGGGCTTGGAAAAATTATGATAAATTAGGAAATCCTGATTATATAGGTTTTATGCATTATAGACGCCAGTTTGTGTTTGATGATGAAAAATATTTCAATGAAAATAGACAGTTCGCATACAATCATATATTATCCATTAAAGAAAAATTAAAATTTGACAACAAGTTTTTAGCTTACGATTTGATTATCCCATATAGCGAAAATGTGGTCTCAAGGGGATATAAAAACGTAAGAGATCAATTTTATAAATCACCGCATCATAATATTAAAGATTTAGAACTGGCTATTGATTATATAGAGCACAAATACTCTCAAATGTCCTACGCATTAAAAACATACTTTTATGGCTCTTGTGGATATTTTTATAATATGTTTGTGCTCAAAAAAAATTTGTTTTTCAAATACTGTGAATTTATATTTGAGCTTGGATTTGAACTACAAAATTTAATCAAAGATGAAAGAAGCATAGCATTTGTTTTAGAAAGGATAAGTGGTTTTTATTTTTATTATATAAGCTTATATAATCATATTAAATTTTATGAACTTCCTGTTGCTTATATTGAAAATACAGATTTTATAGAGCCAATATATGAAGATCCTTACGTCCCGATAGTTTTTTGCACTGATGATAATTATACTTTATATACTTGTGTTGCCATTAGGTCTATTGCTAAAAATATTGATAAGAAATACAAGATTGATATTGTTATTATCTATGATGAATTATCTCAAAAAAGCATAAACACTCTTTTATCTCTTAAAAATGATACACTTTCGCTTAGATTATGTAAGTTTAAGGCTCAAGAGGATTTTTTTATACACGGTCATTTTAGCAAATTAAGTTATTATAGATTTTTTCTAGCATACATAATGCAAAATTATCAAAAAGTCATCTATTTAGATTCTGATATTATTGCAAATTTTGATATATCCAAATTATATGAGAAGGTTAATTTTGATGGCGAGTTAGTAGCTGCTGCTAAGGCTCTTGGTGTTATATATCGCTATGATATAAATCCATTTTTAAAAGAATTAAATTGTTCTTTACAAGATTACTGGGATAAAATTCTAAAAATATCAAATTTTGAAAATTATTTTAATGCTGGTGTTTTGATTTTTAATATACCTCAAATTTTAAAAGAAGACACTGTAACAAAATTTTTACAAGCAACAAAACTTATCAAAAGTCCACTTGGAGTAGATCAGGATATTTTAAATAGTGTATTAGATGAAAGAGTTAAATTTATAGGAAATGAGTTTAATTTTACACGAGAACCGCTTAGTATAGAATTGGACTTAGAAAATCACTTAAGTCAGAAACTTTTTAATCAATATATTTATGCAAAAAATAATTTCAAACTTATTCATTATGCAGACAAATTAAAACCCTGGCATTTTCCATCCTTGCCAAATGCAGATTTATGGTGGAATTATGCTAAAAATGATGATAATTATGAAAAGCTACTTTACGAGATGATGATTAAAAATCCTCATTACACTCAAATTCCACAGCAATGCTTAAGGGAAAAAGATGAGCTAAATTTAACTCTTAAAAAAGGCAGTAGAAATATAAATGTAGTTTATATTTGCGATGTAAATTCTATAAAAAAATGTGCAGTTTCTATGCTATCTGTCCTGCTTAATAAGGATGAAAAAGACTTTATAAGCTTTTATTTTATATATGATGAAAGTTTTTGCGAGTATGATCTAAAAATTTTAGATTTTTTAAATACAAACTCATCTAGCATTTCCTTTATAGAGGTTTCATCTTGTGATTTTTCTAGCTATAAAAACACAACACAAAGAAAGGAAATGCCTTTAAATGCGTATTATAGACTGCACATACCTTGGCTTATAGATGATGAAAAGGCTATATACATAGACTATGATACTGTTGTTTTGCAGAGTTTGTGGGAATTATTTGATTTAGATATAAAAGATTATTATTTAGCTGCAGTAGATGATGCTTGGAAATATGGCAGATATAGACAGATGTGCCATATACAAAGCGAGTCAAGGCATTATAATTCTGGCATAATGCTAATAAATTGCTTTAAATGGAAAAGAGAAAGGATAAAAGATAAATTCTATGAGTTTGCAAAAAATCACAACGAAGTCTTTGTTCTAGCCGATCAGTTTTTAATCAATACTATATTAAATAAGAATATATATTATCTTGACTTATCTTGGAATTTGCAACTTGCTAGGAAAGAATTTAATGAAAGATTAGAATTTGATGATCTCAATGAGCTTGAGAGGGCTACAAAAAATCCTAAAATAGTTCATTATAACTTTGGAAAGCCTTGGCAATTAAATGTATGTTTTAATCCTTTGATATCTTTGTGGTGGAAAACAGCAAGAAAACTACCATTTTATGAAGATGTGTTAAAAGATAGCATTTTAACTAGCATGCAAAGACCGATTGATATAAATAAAGGAAATGGTGGAATTAGTGCGGTAGCTAGAGTGAAAAATCAGCTTTCTTACAGGATAGGAAAACTCTTAATAGAAGCTTATAAAAGTCCTCTTAAGATTTTAAGCCTCGCATTTGAGTTTAAAAAAGCTTTAAAAGAATTTAGACAGTATCAAAAAGAGCATAAGTACTTTTTACCTTTAAGTGCTTATTCTGATTATAACGAAGGTTTAAAGGTTCAAAAACATCTTTCTTATAGGATAGGCAAGGTTTTAGTTGTAGATTTTAAAAAACATAAAAATCCTTTAAAACTAATCTCGTCTATAAAAAAAGAGGCAAGGGAATTTAAAAAAGAAAATAAGGCAAAGAATTCTCAAGTTTGCTTAAAAAACACAACAAAAGATACAAATTCAGCAAAAACAAAGTCTGTCAATGCTAACAAAAGACTTGCAAATTTAGAAGATGATGAGAATTTTTGCATACAAAGACACAAGGAGATTTTTAAATATACTCCAAATTTTAAGATAGCAAGAACCTTTAATGAAAAGATTATAGCCAGAATGCTTTATGACAGATCTAGCATTTATACAGTTTTAGCAGACAAGCTAAAGGTAAGGCTTTTTGTGAACGCTAGACTTGAGAAAAATTTTTCTTTTAAAGAATTTTTCCAAGAGGGTTCTTTTATATTTAAGCCTATAGATGAGCTAAAAGAGAAGCTATTTTTAAGCAATAAATGTCCTCATTTGCCAAGATTATACGCTATTTATAAAAATGTTTATGATATAGATTTTAGCGAGTTGCCAAACAGCTTTGTGCTAAAGACCAATCACGACAGCGGAGGAGTTGTGGTTGTTGAGGATAAAAAGAAATTTTTAAGATCAGCTAGTGAATTTTCCTCTGCCATGCAAAAACTTAAAAGACATTTGCAAAGAAATTATTATGATGTGTTTAGAGAGTGGCAATACCTCGATATAGAACCTTTTGTATTTGCCGAAGAGCTGCTTTTAGGAGAAAATCAAAAACCGGCAGATACCTATAAATTTCACATCTTTGATAAGGAAAATATAAAAAATAACTATATACAAGTAACTACAGACCGCTTTGATGACTATCAAAGGGCTATGCTTGATTATTCTTTTAAGCTAGCTGATTTTGGGATAAATTATGATAACTCTAAGGTCAAAAAGATGCCTAAAAAACCAAAACTCTTAGATGAGATGTTTGAGTTTTGCTTCAAGCTAGCTTATGACTTTGACTATGTTAGAGTTGATTTGTATACCTTAGAGGATAAAATTTACTTTGGCGAGCTTACCTTTACTCCTGGGGCAGCAGGAGAGCACATAATACCAAAAGAATGGGATAAAAAGCTCGGCGACTTATGGAAAGTAAAAAGGCTAAGTGATGAGAGCTAA
- a CDS encoding pyridoxal phosphate-dependent aminotransferase, which produces MRANKNIQLLKPYVSIPHKVWNLEDTENALKLDWNEATVPPSALVFEKVNEFLQNSQVNWYPNTKNTKLLKALAAYTKQSDDCVEIFAGSDAAHELIIDVFLDKDEIIGIVAPTYDNFRARANGVGIKTLNFLLDENFNIDFSALSEFILKHKIKLLYICNPNNPTGVLYDKEKLKNLILSHMDTMFLVDEAYYEFANESLCELCKSCKNLIITRTFSKAFALASFRIGYIVSHSENIEYINKLRNPKSVSALSQVAALAALKDLDYMRAYVIEVSCARDEFLNFIFSRSKQEGLYKSYANFVLIRAENIAELVKFLQDSHIYIRDYTHIIQNAARVSIGTREQMQKLILEIEDFIRLNGASSEIFYL; this is translated from the coding sequence ATGAGAGCTAATAAAAATATACAGCTCTTAAAGCCCTATGTTTCCATACCACATAAGGTTTGGAATTTAGAAGATACGGAAAATGCTTTGAAGCTGGATTGGAATGAAGCTACTGTGCCTCCATCTGCTTTAGTCTTTGAAAAAGTTAATGAATTTTTACAAAACTCACAGGTAAATTGGTATCCAAATACGAAAAATACCAAGCTTTTAAAAGCGCTGGCTGCCTATACAAAGCAAAGCGATGATTGTGTTGAAATTTTTGCAGGCTCTGATGCAGCACACGAACTTATCATAGATGTATTTTTAGATAAAGATGAGATTATAGGTATAGTAGCTCCTACTTATGATAATTTTAGAGCACGAGCAAATGGTGTTGGTATAAAAACACTAAATTTTTTACTTGATGAAAATTTTAATATAGATTTTTCTGCCTTAAGTGAGTTTATTTTAAAACATAAAATAAAACTTTTATATATTTGCAATCCAAACAACCCCACAGGAGTGCTATACGACAAAGAAAAATTAAAAAATTTAATTTTAAGTCATATGGATACTATGTTTTTAGTTGATGAGGCTTATTATGAATTTGCCAATGAAAGTCTTTGCGAGCTTTGTAAATCTTGCAAGAACTTAATAATCACAAGAACCTTTTCAAAAGCATTTGCTCTTGCTAGCTTTAGGATAGGCTATATAGTGTCTCATAGCGAGAATATAGAATATATCAACAAACTTAGAAATCCTAAAAGCGTTTCAGCTCTTTCTCAAGTAGCTGCCTTAGCTGCTTTAAAGGACTTAGATTATATGAGGGCTTATGTAATAGAAGTGAGTTGTGCTAGAGATGAGTTTCTAAATTTTATTTTTTCTCGCAGCAAGCAAGAAGGTTTATACAAGTCTTATGCTAACTTTGTATTAATAAGGGCTGAAAATATCGCGGAGCTTGTTAAATTCTTACAAGATAGTCACATCTACATAAGAGATTACACTCATATTATACAAAATGCAGCAAGGGTTAGTATAGGCACAAGGGAACAAATGCAAAAACTTATTCTTGAGATAGAGGATTTTATAAGGCTAAATGGGGCTTCAAGTGAAATATTTTATCTTTAA
- a CDS encoding HAD-IB family hydrolase: MSKKILALFDFCETLINFQSLDRYLQLAALENVHCNEAENIARRQSFANANMPYPRYEALIDFDIQKATSLAKNFVFGDILAGINQRVLDKLFFHQDRGDEIVIVSGGLSIYINEFAKIYGVTNIVAVDLEVVSNKLTGNIDGIHTMQERKLYKLAQTFDLNEYDLKDSYVYSDCVSDIPLLSLVGNARVVSCGKDLKWAKILRFEIL; the protein is encoded by the coding sequence ATGTCTAAAAAAATATTAGCTTTATTTGATTTTTGTGAAACTTTAATAAATTTTCAAAGCCTTGATAGATACTTGCAACTAGCTGCTTTGGAAAATGTGCATTGCAATGAAGCTGAAAATATAGCTAGAAGGCAAAGTTTTGCAAATGCAAATATGCCTTATCCTAGATACGAAGCTCTTATAGATTTTGATATACAAAAAGCCACAAGCTTGGCAAAGAACTTTGTATTTGGCGATATACTAGCAGGAATTAATCAAAGAGTGCTTGATAAGCTATTTTTTCATCAAGATAGAGGCGATGAGATAGTTATAGTTTCTGGCGGACTTAGTATCTACATAAATGAATTTGCAAAAATTTATGGAGTAACAAATATCGTAGCTGTAGATCTAGAAGTAGTTTCTAATAAACTAACAGGAAATATAGACGGCATCCACACCATGCAGGAAAGAAAGCTTTATAAATTAGCTCAAACTTTTGATTTAAATGAATATGACTTGAAAGATTCTTATGTCTATAGTGATTGTGTCAGCGATATACCGCTCTTATCTTTAGTCGGAAATGCAAGAGTTGTCAGTTGTGGCAAAGATTTGAAATGGGCTAAAATCTTGAGATTTGAGATACTATGA